A genomic region of Eucalyptus grandis isolate ANBG69807.140 chromosome 5, ASM1654582v1, whole genome shotgun sequence contains the following coding sequences:
- the LOC120293216 gene encoding fe(2+) transport protein 1-like, with amino-acid sequence MSASPLKPTPILLLLLLLTFSLVVPPALSVAPEECTEESGDCVNKAKALPLKIIAIFSILITSVIGVCSPLLTRSIPALHPDRDLFSIVKCFAAGIILATGFMHVLPDSFDMLSSQCLEENPWHKFPFTGFVAMLSALVTLMVDSMSTSVYSQRNNVGAIPDSESGKGRDGDREMVTVTAAHSQSHGHHHGEAASSQLVRYRVVAMVLELGIVVHSVVIGLGMGASSNVCTIRGLVAALCFHQMFEGMGLGGCILQAEYKWPKKLVLAFFFAVTTPLGIALGIALSSSYRENSPHALITVGLLNASSAGLLIYMALVDLLAADFMGPKMQRSIKLQVKAYAAVFLGAGGMSLLAKWA; translated from the exons ATGTCCGCTTCACCCCTCAAGCCCACccccatcctcctcctcctcctcctcctcacctTCTCTCTCGTCGTCCCGCCGGCGCTCTCCGTCGCGCCCGAGGAGTGCACCGAAGAATCCGGCGACTGCGTCAACAAGGCCAAGGCCCTGCCCCTCAAGATCATCGCCATCTTCTCCATCCTCATCACAAGTGTGATCGGTGTCTGCTCCCCGCTGCTCACCCGCTCGATCCCGGCCCTCCATCCCGACCGCGACCTCTTCTCCATCGTCAAGTGCTTCGCGGCGGGCATCATCCTCGCCACCGGGTTCATGCACGTGCTGCCCGACTCCTTCGATATGCTGTCCTCACAGTGCTTGGAGGAGAACCCTTGGCACAAGTTCCCGTTCACGGGTTTCGTCGCCATGCTGAGTGCACTCGTAACTCTGATGGTGGACTCGATGTCGACGAGTGTGTATAGCCAGCGGAACAACGTAGGCGCCATTCCCGATAGCGAGAGCGGCAAGGGCCGTGACGGTGACCGGGAGATGGTCACGGTGACCGCGGCACATTCGCAAAGCCACGGCCACCACCACGGGGAGGCGGCGAGTTCTCAGCTGGTTCGATACCGGGTAGTTGCAATG GTGCTGGAGCTAGGAATAGTGGTACACTCAGTGGTGATAGGGCTTGGAATGGGAGCCTCAAGCAATGTGTGCACCATCAGAGGCCTTGTGGCTGCTCTTTGCTTCCATCAAATGTTTGAAGGCATGGGTCTTGGTGGTTGCATTCTTCAG GCAGAGTACAAGTGGCCAAAGAAGCTGGTGTTGGCGTTCTTCTTCGCAGTGACGACCCCTTTGGGGATTGCCCTAGGGATCGCGCTGTCGAGTAGTTACCGGGAGAACAGCCCGCATGCGCTCATCACAGTTGGCCTGCTCAACGCGTCATCCGCGGGACTCCTGATCTACATGGCCCTGGTCGACCTACTTGCCGCCGACTTCATGGGTCCAAAGATGCAGCGCAGCATCAAGCTCCAGGTCAAGGCCTATGCCGCCGTGTTCCTGGGTGCCGGTGGC